Proteins encoded within one genomic window of Streptomyces sp. NBC_00523:
- a CDS encoding ABC transporter permease yields MADTAPPLPREKRRTRRKRADEPAPPPGPALAAPHRLTLGQRLKRDRVMLLLTLPGLLYFIVFHYVPLLGYVVAFQDYQPYLGYMHSVWVGFANFTAAFSEPAFWTATFNTLEIALVQLVFFFPVPIALALLLNSIASDRIRRFVQSVVYLPHFIGWVIIVSIFQQILGGAGVLPDFLGSMGLPRYDMMSDPDAFPWLLTLQVAWKDAGWGTIIILAALLNIDRQQYEAAAIDGAGPRRRLWHVTLPGIAPVLILLLILNLGQILSVGFEQILLQRDAVGPDAGEVLDTYVYYHGIKDNDWGVAAAVGLVKAVIGTALVLGANKFAHRLGHEGVYRGADR; encoded by the coding sequence ATGGCTGACACAGCACCTCCGCTGCCGCGCGAAAAGCGGCGAACGCGGCGAAAGCGGGCCGATGAGCCCGCCCCGCCGCCCGGCCCGGCCCTCGCCGCCCCGCACCGGCTCACACTCGGACAGCGCCTCAAACGCGACCGGGTGATGCTGCTGCTCACCCTGCCCGGCCTGCTCTACTTCATCGTCTTCCACTACGTGCCGCTGCTCGGCTACGTGGTGGCGTTCCAGGACTACCAGCCGTACCTCGGCTACATGCACAGCGTCTGGGTGGGCTTCGCCAACTTCACCGCCGCGTTCAGCGAACCGGCCTTCTGGACCGCGACCTTCAACACCCTGGAGATCGCCCTCGTCCAGCTGGTGTTCTTCTTCCCGGTGCCCATCGCCCTGGCCCTGCTGCTCAACAGCATCGCCAGCGACCGCATCCGGCGCTTCGTGCAGAGCGTGGTCTATCTGCCGCACTTCATCGGCTGGGTCATCATCGTCTCGATCTTCCAGCAGATCCTGGGCGGCGCGGGCGTCCTGCCCGACTTCCTCGGCAGCATGGGCCTGCCCCGCTACGACATGATGAGCGACCCGGACGCCTTCCCCTGGCTGCTCACCCTCCAGGTTGCCTGGAAGGACGCCGGCTGGGGCACGATCATCATCCTCGCCGCCCTCCTCAACATCGACCGGCAGCAGTACGAGGCCGCCGCGATCGACGGAGCCGGACCCCGGCGCAGGCTGTGGCACGTGACGCTGCCGGGCATCGCGCCCGTGCTCATCCTGCTGCTCATCCTCAACCTCGGGCAGATCCTCTCCGTCGGCTTCGAGCAGATCCTGCTCCAGCGCGACGCGGTCGGACCGGACGCCGGCGAGGTGCTCGACACCTACGTCTACTACCACGGCATCAAGGACAACGACTGGGGCGTCGCCGCCGCCGTCGGACTCGTCAAGGCGGTCATCGGCACCGCACTCGTGCTGGGCGCCAACAAGTTCGCCCACCGACTCGGCCACGAAGGGGTGTACCGCGGTGCTGACCGCTGA